Proteins found in one Panicum hallii strain FIL2 chromosome 4, PHallii_v3.1, whole genome shotgun sequence genomic segment:
- the LOC112890447 gene encoding uncharacterized protein LOC112890447 translates to MAALGVNASLVFAASSIGELWYVPTFHPDQAIHFGSLEFVAIQLGHLRLRESTRSYDHLLVVVDKLSKWIEVKPVPQIRSDVAVEFFLDIIYQFGASVAHPWSNGQVERANSMVLKDLKACIFSRLNKFAGRWAGEVPIVLWSLHTSPNRSTGFTPFFMVYRAEVMLLTDLDYGAPRVQAYDEGGLEESL, encoded by the exons ATGGCGGCCCTCGGCGTCAATGCGAGCCTGGTGTTCGCCGCCAGTAGCATTGGTGAGCTCTGGTACGTCCCCACCTTCCATCCTGACCAGGCTATCCACTTCGGGAGCTTGGAGTTCGTGGCCATCCAGCTCGGTCATCTTCGCCTCCGCG AAAGCACCCGGAGCTATGACCATCTCCTCGTGGTGGTGGACAAGTTGTCCAAGTGGATCGAGGTGAAGCCGGTCCCCCAAATCCGCTCCGACGTCGCAGTAGAGTTCTTCCTTGACATCATCTACCAGTTCGGG GCTTCGGTCGCCCACCCCTGGTCCAACGGACAGGTCGAGAGGGCCAACAGCATGGTCCTGAAGGACCTAAAGGCCTGCATCTTTAGCCGCCTCAACAAGTTCGCGGGAAGGTGGGCCGGAGAGGTGCCAATAGTGTTGTGGAGCCTGCACACGAGCCCCAACCGGTCCACGGGCTTCACCCCTTTCTTCATGGTGTACAGAGCCGAAGTCATGCTCCTGACCGACCTTGACTATGGTGCGCCGAGGGTCCAGGCGTACGATGAGGGGGGGTTGGAGGAGTCGCTATAG